A window of the Sabethes cyaneus chromosome 1, idSabCyanKW18_F2, whole genome shotgun sequence genome harbors these coding sequences:
- the LOC128732894 gene encoding cytochrome P450 4c3 — translation MYESYIKSSVLLSKAIKIISYFSPITLILASMVFGAIYVYNKRRARLVKLIEKIPGPASMPFLGNSLHINVDHDEIFNRIISIRKLYGRQQGFSRAWNGPMPYVIISKASAVEPILGSPKHIEKSNDYEFLKPWLGTGLLTSQGPKWHPRRKILTPAFHFKILDDFVDIFQEQSAVLVKRLERELGNETGFNCFPYVTLCALDIVCETAMGRLVNAQLNSDSDYVKAVYQIGGIVQNRQQKIWLQPDVIFKRTEDYRNHQRCLSILHEFSNRVIRERKEEIRRQKNANHNSKEGIPEQTSTLDSNNNPEEFGRKKRLAFLDLLIEASQDGTVLSNEDIREEVDTFMFEGHDTTSAAISWILLLLGAEPTIQDRIVEEIDHIMGGDRERFPTMNELNEMKYLECCIKEGLRLYPSVPLIARKLIEDVQIDNYTIPAGTTAMIVVYQLHRNPEVFPNPDKFNPDNFLPENCRGRHPYAYIPFSAGPRNCIGQKFAVLEEKSIISAVLRKYRIEAIDRREDLTLLGELILRPKDGLRIRVRRRD, via the exons ATGTATGAATCGTACATCAAGAGCAGTGTGCTGCTCTCAAAGGCAATCAAAATTATTTCCTATTTTTCACCGATCACCCTAATCCTGGCGAGCATGGTTTTCGGTGCAATTTACGTGTACAATAAGCGGCGAGCGCGGCTTGTGAAGCTAATCGAAAAAATTCCTGGACCAGCTAGCATGCCCTTTCTGGGCAACAGCTTGCACATCAATGTGGACCACGATG aaattttcaaCCGCATCATCTCGATTCGTAAACTGTACGGACGACAGCAGGGTTTCAGTAGAGCTTGGAACGGTCCCATGCCGTATGTGATTATCTCCAAAGCTAGTGCGGTAGAG CCCATTCTCGGCAGCCCGAAGCACATCGAGAAAAGCAATGACTACGAATTTCTGAAACCGTGGCTCGGTACCGGACTGCTCACCAGTCAAGGACCGAAGTGGCACCCGAGACGTAAGATTCTCACCCCAGCGTTCCATTTCAAAATTCTAGACGACTTCGTGGATATTTTCCAAGAACAGAGCGCAGTGCTGGTCAAGCGGCTAGAACGGGAGCTCGGCAACGAGACTGGATTCAATTGCTTTCCGTACGTTACGCTATGTGCACTGGATATCGTCTGTG AGACCGCTATGGGACGGCTGGTGAATGCACAGTTGAACTCCGATTCCGATTACGTCAAAGCTGTTTATCA AATTGGAGGCATTGTCCAGAACCGTCAGCAAAAGATATGGCTTCAACCGGACGTTATATTCAAACGCACAGAGGACTACCGCAACCACCAACGGTGTCTATCAATTTTGCACGAGTTTTCAAATCGGGTAATCCGTGAACGCAAGGAAGAAATTCGCAGGCAGAAGAATGCTAATCATAATTCAAAAGAAGGCATCCCGGAACAAACCTCAACTCTTGACAGCAACAATAATCCCGAAGAGTTTGGTCGTAAGAAACGGTTAGCTTTCCTGGATCTGCTAATCGAAGCATCACAGGACGGTACGGTACTGTCGAATGAAGACATCCGCGAAGAAGTGGACACCTTCATGTTCGAAGGCCACGACACCACATCGGCAGCAATTTCCTGGATCCTGCTGCTACTGGGCGCAGAGCCCACAATCCAGGATCGTATCGTAGAGGAAATTGATCACATCATGGGCGGAGACCGGGAGCGGTTTCCCACCATGAACGAGCTGAACGAAATGAAATACCTCGAGTGTTGCATCAAGGAGGGTCTCCGGTTGTACCCGAGCGTGCCGCTGATCGCCCGCAAGCTGATCGAAGACGTCCAGATCGACAACTACACTATCCCTGCCGGAACGACAGCGATGATTGTGGTCTACCAACTGCACCGGAACCCGGAGGTGTTCCCCAATCCGGACAAATTCAACCCGGACAACTTCCTGCCGGAGAACTGCCGCGGCCGGCATCCGTACGCGTACATTCCGTTCAGTGCCGGCCCGCGCAACTGCATCGGCCAGAAGTTCGCCGTGCTGGAGGAGAAATCGATCATCTCGGCCGTACTGCGAAAGTACCGCATCGAGGCGATCGACCGACGCGAAGATCTCACCCTGCTGGGGGAGCTTATCCTGCGACCGAAGGATGGCTTACGGATACGGGTCAGACGGCGGGACTAG